One Vibrio tapetis subsp. tapetis DNA segment encodes these proteins:
- the traA gene encoding type IV conjugative transfer system pilin TraA, with protein sequence MKCNSQRALAVGVAVGLGALLVTQPTLAADLFAGGKQAVKDTAGKGSLVETAMLGTGLLGAVVTGLMTRNWFAALGGFAGGSILWNVGAPMVGLG encoded by the coding sequence ATGAAATGTAACTCACAACGCGCTCTGGCTGTTGGCGTGGCCGTCGGGCTTGGCGCCCTCTTGGTCACTCAACCCACGCTCGCCGCCGATTTGTTTGCCGGTGGCAAGCAAGCGGTCAAAGACACCGCCGGAAAAGGCTCTCTAGTCGAAACCGCCATGCTCGGCACTGGCCTACTTGGCGCCGTGGTCACCGGACTCATGACGCGTAACTGGTTCGCCGCCCTCGGCGGATTTGCCGGAGGCTCCATCTTATGGAACGTCGGCGCCCCAATGGTCGGACTCGGCTAA
- the traL gene encoding type IV conjugative transfer system protein TraL gives MEDPHQFFAVPKHMNKGRRLVGFPMDEVLPAFVTFGLAFWLGHEMIGMVIAMAWFGGLRYIKSQYGDHIIAQASYWWGASFMKRVLFTRTPAASKRYWIY, from the coding sequence ATGGAAGATCCTCATCAGTTTTTTGCGGTCCCCAAACACATGAACAAAGGACGCCGCCTCGTCGGCTTCCCCATGGATGAAGTGCTGCCAGCGTTTGTCACCTTTGGCCTCGCGTTTTGGCTTGGACACGAAATGATTGGCATGGTGATAGCCATGGCGTGGTTCGGGGGATTGCGCTACATCAAATCCCAATACGGGGATCACATCATCGCGCAAGCCAGCTATTGGTGGGGGGCTTCCTTTATGAAGCGCGTGTTATTCACGCGCACCCCCGCCGCCTCCAAACGCTACTGGATATATTAA
- the traE gene encoding type IV conjugative transfer system protein TraE yields the protein MDSFIKQDKLAIKSLLNLFLSLGFLAMLLTNLVLGFSVYQALTHKSRTLVPPVISKAFSLSDSQVDAPYLEQMADYFLYLKLNVTPGNVGRQYGQLLEYVDEGSWATFQPNLLREAGAIKKGNISSQFAASTFTINLDELKVHVKGTLTKHVGTRTLPAESKWYQVNLTYHHGVLALQSIQTLEATDHASP from the coding sequence ATGGACAGTTTCATCAAACAAGACAAACTGGCGATAAAAAGCCTGCTCAATCTTTTTTTGAGCCTCGGCTTTCTTGCCATGCTCCTCACCAATCTGGTGCTCGGTTTTTCGGTGTACCAAGCCCTCACCCATAAAAGCCGCACCCTTGTGCCCCCGGTGATATCAAAAGCCTTCTCTTTGTCGGACTCCCAAGTGGATGCGCCCTACTTAGAGCAAATGGCCGATTACTTTTTGTATCTCAAACTCAACGTCACCCCAGGCAACGTCGGTCGGCAATACGGCCAACTGCTGGAATACGTAGACGAAGGCAGTTGGGCCACCTTTCAACCCAATCTGCTGCGAGAAGCGGGCGCCATCAAAAAGGGCAACATCAGCAGCCAGTTCGCTGCAAGCACGTTCACGATTAACCTTGATGAGTTGAAAGTGCACGTAAAAGGAACGCTAACCAAACACGTAGGCACGCGCACGCTGCCCGCGGAGAGTAAATGGTATCAAGTCAACCTGACCTACCACCATGGCGTACTCGCCCTTCAATCCATCCAAACTCTAGAGGCCACCGACCATGCATCGCCCTAA
- the traK gene encoding type-F conjugative transfer system secretin TraK yields MAQAQNAEKVTYPFSNGDTIPLSLSSINLNRLVVANDRILSIVCPQGFCTSSGNQKDASGSITLKINIALPFTAHLTTEKGRLFALFISPKATPGFVSEFTWAQSHLEQDSVMQTSADYPKGLTRLTKAMMRFVHDKAPIEGFSQHPVDPATLPDDDAALAVIPTTVFVGRDYSGIIYTLRNQTQTLMTLTTAQFYSDSARSAALEAYELAPGASTTLYLITGGGAAHVR; encoded by the coding sequence ATGGCGCAAGCCCAAAACGCAGAAAAAGTGACTTACCCCTTTAGTAATGGCGACACCATCCCTTTATCTCTGTCTTCCATTAACCTCAACCGGCTCGTGGTGGCCAATGACCGAATTTTATCCATCGTGTGCCCGCAAGGCTTTTGCACCTCATCGGGCAACCAAAAAGACGCCTCCGGCTCCATCACCTTAAAAATCAACATTGCTCTGCCCTTTACCGCGCATTTGACCACCGAAAAAGGGCGCTTGTTCGCGCTGTTCATCAGCCCCAAAGCCACCCCGGGCTTCGTGTCCGAATTTACGTGGGCGCAGTCTCATTTAGAGCAAGACAGTGTCATGCAAACCAGCGCCGATTACCCCAAGGGCCTGACACGACTCACCAAGGCCATGATGCGCTTTGTCCATGACAAAGCGCCGATTGAGGGATTTAGCCAGCACCCGGTAGATCCCGCCACGTTACCAGACGATGACGCAGCGCTGGCCGTCATCCCCACCACCGTGTTTGTCGGCCGCGATTACTCGGGCATCATTTACACCCTGCGCAACCAAACCCAAACCCTTATGACGCTCACCACCGCGCAATTTTACAGCGATTCCGCGCGCAGTGCGGCGCTTGAAGCTTACGAGCTGGCTCCTGGAGCCAGCACCACCTTATACCTCATCACCGGGGGAGGCGCCGCGCATGTTCGATAA